In Nocardia sp. NBC_00403, one DNA window encodes the following:
- a CDS encoding enoyl-CoA hydratase-related protein gives MSYNTIIYSVADAVATITLNRPDARNGFTTEMADELGAAFTAADHDDQVRVVVFAATGKDFCVGMDLTAGASDEDVTAPGWVEWSTRVVRPMTNLNKPVIVAMQGAAVGVGLSMTLAADFRLAAQDSRFGFVFARRGLFPEGGSLWFLPRIVGLARAKEWMLTGRIFGAEEALAAGLVTSLHAPEDLLPAARSLAAELATQVAPVSVAAIRRGLVAMSGDKTPEDVFTLDARLISYAFSSADLREGVMSFLQKRPPQFTGKVETELPDLDDWLS, from the coding sequence TTGTCCTACAACACCATCATCTACAGCGTCGCCGATGCCGTCGCGACGATCACGCTCAACCGCCCGGATGCCCGCAACGGCTTCACCACCGAGATGGCCGATGAGCTCGGCGCGGCCTTCACCGCCGCCGACCATGACGACCAGGTCCGCGTGGTCGTCTTCGCCGCCACCGGCAAGGACTTCTGCGTCGGCATGGACCTGACAGCGGGCGCCTCCGATGAGGACGTCACCGCGCCGGGGTGGGTCGAGTGGTCCACCAGGGTGGTGCGCCCGATGACCAACCTGAACAAACCTGTCATCGTCGCGATGCAGGGCGCGGCGGTCGGTGTCGGCCTTTCCATGACCCTGGCGGCGGATTTCCGGCTCGCCGCACAGGATTCACGCTTCGGTTTCGTCTTCGCCCGCCGCGGCCTCTTCCCCGAGGGCGGCTCCCTCTGGTTCCTGCCCCGCATCGTCGGCCTGGCTCGCGCCAAGGAATGGATGCTCACCGGCCGAATCTTCGGCGCCGAAGAAGCACTGGCCGCGGGCCTGGTGACCAGCCTGCACGCCCCCGAAGACCTGCTCCCGGCCGCCCGATCCCTCGCCGCCGAACTCGCTACGCAGGTCGCGCCGGTCTCGGTAGCGGCAATCCGCCGCGGGCTGGTCGCCATGTCCGGCGACAAAACCCCCGAAGACGTGTTCACCCTCGACGCCCGCCTGATCTCCTACGCCTTCTCCAGCGCCGACCTCCGCGAAGGCGTCATGTCCTTCCTCCAGAAGCGCCCACCCCAGTTCACCGGCAAGGTCGAGACCGAACTCCCCGACCTCGACGACTGGTTGTCCTAA
- a CDS encoding Txe/YoeB family addiction module toxin — protein sequence MPDRKVTFTDQGWRSYSAWLARDRAVLKAANKMIEAALLDPFAGIGKPEPLRHQLAGHWSRRITQEHRLIYYVTDTEVVVVQVGGHYDD from the coding sequence GTGCCTGATCGGAAAGTGACGTTCACCGACCAGGGGTGGCGCAGCTATTCAGCGTGGCTGGCCCGGGACCGTGCGGTGCTGAAGGCGGCGAACAAGATGATCGAGGCCGCGCTGCTCGACCCTTTCGCAGGGATAGGTAAGCCTGAGCCGCTGCGCCACCAGTTGGCAGGTCATTGGTCGCGGCGGATCACCCAAGAGCATCGACTGATCTACTACGTCACCGACACGGAGGTAGTGGTTGTGCAGGTAGGCGGGCACTACGACGACTGA
- a CDS encoding (Fe-S)-binding protein, whose protein sequence is MNALTVTLGTIGATLSLLCWASFFGGVRNIVRAIMIGQGAPDRWRPFFPRFKQMLVEFIAHTRMNKFRTVGWAHWLVMVGFLGGFMLWFEAYGQTFDPEFHWPIVGGWAIYHLWDEILGIGTVVGISALIIIRQLNHPRVPERLARFTGSKFAPAYVIESIVLLEGLGMIFVKAGKIAAYGHSNPATDFFTRQVAEVLPASTTMVALFAFVKLMSGMAFLYLVGRNTTWGVAWHRFSAFPNIYFKREDDGGVALGAAKPMMSKGQPVDMESADPDNDTFGAGRIEDFSWKGWLDFTTCTECGRCQSQCPAWNTGKPLSPKLLIMSLRDHGYAKAPYLLAGGRKDMGGDEVGLVDAEGNPNEGALAKISAAAKAEAERPLVGDIEAGGIIDPEVLWSCTTCGACVEQCPVDIEHVDHIIDMRRYQVLIESEFPSELAGLFKNLENKGNPWGQNSKDRLNWINEMDFQIPVFGKDADSFDGYEYLFWVGCAGAYEDRAKKTTKAVAELLATAGVKFMVLGAEETCTGDSARRAGNEFLFQQLAAQNIEVLNSVFEGVEQSRKKIVVTCAHCFNALNNEYPQVGGNYEVVHHTQLLNRLVRAKQLIPVASVSQNVTYHDPCYLGRHNKVYDAPRELMEASGSTLVEMPRHGERSMCCGAGGARMWMEEQLGKRINIDRVDEALSTSPAKIATGCPFCRVMLTDGVTARQEQGQGEGVEVVDVAQLMLDAIDRVDAGTLTENLTVVQKPKAPVVEKVPEAEPEPAPVAQTPAAAEAAPAGGGLAMKGPAKAPGGLGMKGAAKAPGGGLSMKGAAKAPGAKASAAAPAEAATAAPSAPAKGLAMKGPAKAPGGKGLAMKGAAKAPGAKAESAPAAEAAPAAEAPAAPAAPVKGLAMKGGGKAPGLAMKGAAKAPGAKAPAAPAPAEAPAPAEAPETAAAEPASEPTETKPTAPVKGLAMKSGFKRPGPKAPGTAAAPAPAAAPTAETPVESAPEPEQPTNGNGTPEATPPAAKPGGLGFKSGAKAPGRKN, encoded by the coding sequence ATGAATGCCCTGACAGTGACGCTGGGCACGATTGGGGCGACGCTCAGCCTCCTGTGTTGGGCGTCGTTCTTCGGCGGCGTGCGGAATATCGTCCGCGCCATCATGATCGGCCAAGGCGCGCCGGACCGTTGGCGACCGTTCTTCCCTCGCTTCAAGCAGATGCTCGTCGAGTTCATCGCGCACACCCGCATGAACAAATTCCGCACCGTCGGCTGGGCGCACTGGCTGGTGATGGTCGGCTTCCTCGGCGGCTTCATGCTGTGGTTCGAGGCATACGGCCAGACCTTCGATCCGGAATTCCACTGGCCGATCGTCGGCGGCTGGGCGATCTACCACCTGTGGGACGAGATCCTCGGCATCGGCACCGTGGTCGGCATCTCGGCGTTGATCATCATCCGTCAGCTCAACCACCCCAGGGTGCCCGAGCGGCTGGCTCGCTTCACCGGCTCGAAGTTCGCACCCGCCTACGTGATCGAATCGATCGTGCTGCTCGAGGGTCTGGGCATGATCTTCGTGAAGGCGGGCAAGATCGCCGCCTACGGCCACTCGAATCCGGCCACCGACTTCTTCACCAGGCAGGTGGCCGAGGTGCTGCCCGCGAGCACCACCATGGTCGCGCTGTTCGCGTTCGTGAAGCTGATGTCCGGCATGGCATTCCTGTACCTGGTCGGCCGCAACACCACGTGGGGTGTCGCGTGGCACCGGTTCTCGGCGTTCCCGAACATCTACTTCAAGCGTGAAGACGACGGCGGCGTCGCGTTGGGTGCGGCCAAGCCGATGATGTCCAAGGGGCAGCCGGTCGACATGGAGTCGGCCGATCCGGACAACGACACCTTCGGCGCCGGTCGGATCGAGGACTTCTCGTGGAAGGGCTGGCTGGACTTCACCACCTGCACCGAGTGCGGTCGGTGCCAGTCCCAGTGCCCGGCCTGGAACACCGGCAAACCACTGTCGCCGAAGCTGTTGATCATGTCGTTGCGTGACCACGGCTACGCGAAGGCCCCCTACCTGCTGGCCGGCGGCCGCAAGGATATGGGTGGCGACGAGGTCGGTCTCGTCGACGCCGAGGGCAACCCGAACGAGGGCGCGCTGGCGAAGATTTCTGCGGCGGCCAAGGCCGAGGCCGAGCGGCCCCTGGTCGGAGACATCGAAGCGGGCGGCATCATCGATCCGGAGGTGCTGTGGTCGTGCACCACCTGCGGCGCGTGCGTCGAGCAATGCCCGGTCGATATCGAGCATGTCGATCACATCATCGATATGCGCCGCTACCAAGTGCTGATCGAGTCGGAGTTCCCCTCCGAGCTGGCCGGATTGTTCAAGAACCTGGAGAACAAGGGCAACCCGTGGGGTCAGAACTCCAAGGACCGGCTCAACTGGATCAACGAGATGGACTTCCAGATCCCGGTCTTCGGTAAAGACGCCGACAGCTTCGACGGCTACGAGTACCTGTTCTGGGTCGGCTGCGCGGGCGCCTACGAGGACCGCGCGAAGAAGACCACCAAGGCCGTGGCCGAACTGCTTGCCACCGCCGGGGTGAAGTTCATGGTGCTCGGTGCGGAGGAAACCTGCACCGGTGACTCCGCACGCCGCGCGGGCAACGAATTCCTGTTCCAGCAGTTGGCCGCGCAGAACATCGAGGTGTTGAACTCGGTCTTCGAGGGCGTGGAACAGAGCCGCAAGAAGATCGTCGTCACCTGCGCGCACTGCTTCAATGCGCTGAACAACGAATACCCCCAGGTCGGCGGCAACTACGAGGTCGTGCACCACACGCAGCTGCTGAACCGGCTGGTGCGGGCCAAGCAGTTGATCCCGGTCGCCTCGGTGTCGCAGAACGTCACCTACCACGACCCCTGCTACCTGGGCCGCCACAACAAGGTCTACGACGCACCGCGTGAACTGATGGAAGCCTCCGGCTCCACCCTCGTCGAAATGCCACGCCACGGCGAACGTTCCATGTGCTGTGGCGCCGGTGGCGCCCGCATGTGGATGGAGGAACAGCTCGGCAAGCGCATCAATATCGACCGCGTCGACGAAGCGCTGTCCACCTCGCCGGCCAAGATCGCGACCGGTTGCCCGTTCTGCCGGGTGATGCTCACCGACGGTGTCACCGCGCGCCAGGAGCAAGGCCAGGGCGAAGGCGTCGAGGTCGTCGACGTCGCGCAGCTCATGCTCGACGCCATCGACCGCGTCGACGCGGGCACGTTGACCGAGAACCTGACGGTGGTGCAGAAACCGAAGGCTCCCGTCGTCGAGAAAGTTCCCGAGGCCGAGCCGGAACCGGCCCCTGTCGCGCAGACCCCTGCAGCGGCCGAGGCCGCGCCCGCGGGTGGCGGCTTGGCGATGAAGGGCCCGGCGAAAGCACCAGGTGGACTGGGCATGAAGGGCGCCGCGAAGGCACCCGGCGGTGGCCTGTCCATGAAGGGCGCGGCCAAGGCACCCGGCGCCAAGGCATCCGCCGCGGCACCGGCCGAGGCGGCCACCGCGGCACCCTCCGCACCGGCCAAGGGCCTGGCCATGAAGGGCCCGGCGAAGGCACCCGGCGGCAAGGGCTTGGCCATGAAGGGCGCGGCAAAAGCGCCCGGCGCCAAGGCCGAATCGGCTCCGGCCGCCGAGGCCGCACCCGCGGCCGAAGCGCCCGCGGCACCCGCAGCACCGGTGAAGGGCCTGGCGATGAAGGGCGGCGGCAAAGCCCCCGGCCTCGCCATGAAGGGCGCGGCCAAGGCACCGGGTGCCAAGGCTCCCGCGGCACCCGCACCTGCCGAAGCACCGGCGCCCGCCGAAGCTCCGGAAACAGCGGCCGCCGAACCGGCTTCGGAACCCACCGAAACCAAGCCGACAGCACCGGTCAAGGGCCTCGCCATGAAGTCGGGCTTCAAGCGCCCCGGCCCCAAGGCGCCAGGCACCGCAGCCGCACCGGCCCCCGCGGCGGCACCGACCGCCGAGACACCGGTGGAATCAGCTCCGGAACCCGAGCAGCCGACCAACGGCAACGGGACCCCCGAAGCCACTCCCCCGGCCGCTAAGCCCGGCGGCCTGGGCTTCAAGTCCGGAGCAAAGGCGCCGGGGCGCAAGAACTGA
- a CDS encoding type II toxin-antitoxin system Phd/YefM family antitoxin: MTYDMLYDFFQEVEMSALPISKVRQNLFGLVQQVNDDHDPLTVVTKSGENAVLVAESDWNSLMETLYVLQTHGGVELLKSAQDARDGRTQTHALIDPDKEAEDVAAATNMAGALGEASTRIRTLFAQLRTTDDRSVRRDLLDELYQYKSALDSVPVSVWVDRPADGGLPAVLSDLRERAVPPGEPSA; the protein is encoded by the coding sequence GTGACGTACGATATGTTGTACGACTTTTTCCAGGAGGTGGAGATGTCCGCGCTACCGATTTCGAAGGTTCGCCAAAACCTATTCGGACTGGTCCAGCAGGTCAACGACGATCATGATCCGTTGACAGTGGTCACCAAGTCCGGCGAGAACGCCGTGCTGGTCGCCGAGTCCGATTGGAACTCACTGATGGAGACGCTGTATGTACTCCAGACCCACGGAGGCGTGGAACTGCTGAAGTCCGCGCAAGACGCCCGCGACGGTCGTACCCAGACTCACGCCCTCATCGACCCTGACAAGGAAGCAGAGGATGTAGCGGCCGCCACGAATATGGCGGGTGCGCTGGGCGAAGCCTCTACGCGAATCCGCACACTGTTCGCTCAGCTGCGCACCACCGACGATCGTTCGGTCCGCCGCGACCTGCTCGACGAGTTGTACCAGTACAAGTCCGCACTCGATTCCGTGCCAGTGTCGGTGTGGGTGGATCGTCCAGCAGATGGAGGACTGCCGGCGGTCCTGTCGGACCTGCGCGAAAGGGCTGTGCCGCCGGGGGAGCCAAGTGCCTGA
- a CDS encoding NRDE family protein: MCLVLIGWRAHPEYRLIVAANRDEFYTRPTESMRWWPEVAGLLAGRDLGATGKAAGDPPGTWLGLTREAQGRNRFATVTNVRNPDGERSEARSRGALLMDFLRGADDRHPSGRFPGPEKYVLDVAAAPDDYNGYNLVVSDLESLWWHSNRSTTPPRELTPGFHGLSNGTFLASTAPGPSTALEAPQPIWPKMRDGVLGLRAVVETDPGNIDRYFEVLADRTQASDDQLPHTGIPLSLERAVSARFVAHLLHGTRASTVLLVREDGTFEMAERSFGRFGRGKGEESFSGSLDLRERQA, translated from the coding sequence ATGTGTTTGGTTTTGATCGGCTGGCGTGCACATCCGGAGTACCGGTTGATCGTCGCGGCCAACCGCGACGAGTTCTACACCAGGCCGACCGAATCAATGCGGTGGTGGCCGGAGGTGGCCGGCCTGCTGGCCGGACGCGATCTCGGGGCCACCGGCAAGGCGGCGGGTGATCCCCCGGGCACCTGGCTCGGCCTGACGCGAGAGGCGCAGGGACGCAACCGCTTCGCCACCGTGACCAATGTCCGCAACCCGGATGGTGAACGCTCCGAAGCCCGTTCGCGTGGTGCGCTGCTGATGGATTTTCTGCGCGGCGCCGACGACCGCCATCCCAGCGGCAGATTCCCCGGCCCCGAAAAGTACGTTCTCGACGTCGCTGCGGCACCGGATGACTACAACGGGTACAACTTGGTGGTCTCGGACCTCGAATCGCTCTGGTGGCATTCCAACCGCAGTACGACCCCGCCCCGCGAGCTGACGCCGGGCTTCCACGGTCTGTCCAACGGGACCTTCCTGGCCTCGACGGCACCGGGACCCTCGACGGCATTGGAAGCGCCGCAACCCATCTGGCCCAAAATGCGCGACGGCGTCCTCGGTCTGCGCGCCGTCGTCGAGACCGATCCCGGCAATATCGACCGATATTTCGAGGTGCTCGCCGACCGCACCCAGGCGTCGGACGATCAATTGCCGCACACCGGCATTCCGCTGTCGCTGGAGCGGGCGGTGTCCGCCAGATTCGTCGCGCACCTCCTGCACGGCACCCGGGCGAGCACGGTGCTGCTGGTGCGCGAGGACGGGACGTTCGAGATGGCCGAGCGTTCGTTCGGGCGGTTCGGGCGCGGTAAGGGCGAGGAATCGTTCAGCGGCAGCTTGGATTTGCGCGAGCGCCAGGCCTGA